A single window of Amphiura filiformis chromosome 17, Afil_fr2py, whole genome shotgun sequence DNA harbors:
- the LOC140138323 gene encoding uncharacterized protein: protein MRSKDKWVVNLSSRKLTQPEVNVLERGLNFAVSPESLPINDIVVATESACKQIANDKAAELRARVVNIAKNAKPPVSNINKAERSAVESLKKDTSIQILPADKGRATVVIDNSVYEEKALALLQDESVYETLKKDPTQKFQSRLIKLLKELKETGAITSKTYWDLYPTVADVPRFYGLIKIHKAEAPLRPIVSSIGAVTYNLARFVADIISPLIGKTEHHIVNSQAFVNQIKDLKVEPDESIVSFDVSALFTSIPVKEALVVVRSLLENDETWKVGTAEDLEVDDIINLLNFCLSTTYFVFREKYYQQKDGCAMGSPCSPLVANAYMEYFEKRALSSAPHPPRMWVRYVDDTFCVIKTSHVDEFTDHINSQDNNIKFTREEEEDGQLPFLDTLIVRASDGSVKVKIFRKPTHTDQYLSFASHHPLEHKLSVIKTLLYRSEIVTDPEDRAEEIEHVKGALRNCGYRDWTFFRAQEKREKSASQDEPDSETSKGFTITLPYLEGTSEQLRRAFKTAGVPTAFKPYRTLRQTLVSPKDKVDKLKQSGTVYEISCSDCDAMYIGETVFTEEDLASLPTCSMGASEFQSISDLDISVEGVLKQLQQLDTSKAGGPDSIPARILYMTTQKNWHLYFISFFVNLTNLVYYMRCGGKH from the exons ATGAGGAGTAAAGACAAGTGGGTGGTGAATTTGTCATCTAGGAAGCTTACGCAGCCGGAAGTTAATGTGTTAGAACGCGGTCTTAACTTCGCGGTAAGTCCAGAAAGTTTGCCCATCAATGACATTGTAGTTGCCACTGAAAGTGCATGTAAACAAATTGCAAACGATAAAGCGGCTGAATTACGTGCTCGTGTTGTGAATATTGCAAAAAATGCTAAACCCCCGGTAAGCAATATCAATAAGGCTGAGCGATCGGCGGTTGAATCTTTAAAGAAAGACACAAGCATCCAAATCTTGCCAGCTGATAAGGGAAGAGCAACTGTTGTGATAGACAATTCAGTGTATGAAGAGAAAGCTTTAGCTCTACTGCAAGATGAAAGTGTCTATGAGACTCTGAAAAAAGACCCCACTCAGAAATTTCAAAGCAGACTTATCAAGTTGCTGAAAGAACTCAAAGAAACAGGTGCGATAACTAGCAAGACATATTGGGACTTATATCCTACCGTAGCTGATGTTCCCAGATTTTATGGTCTCATAAAGATACATAAAGCCGAGGCACCGTTAAGACCCATAGTGTCAAGCATCGGCGCTGTGACCTATAATCTTGCGAGGTTTGTTGCGGACATTATATCACCTTTGATAGGAAAAACGGAACATCACATCGTTAATTCTCAGGCCTTTGTTAACCAGATCAAAGACTTAAAAGTAGAGCCTGATGAGTCCATAGTGTCCTTTGACGTGTCGGCATTGTTCACTTCTATCCCGGTGAAAGAAGCTCTCGTTGTCGTTCGCAGTTTGTTGGAAAATGACGAAACCTGGAAAGTAGGGACAGCGGAAGATCTAGAGGTGGACGACATCAtcaatctcttgaacttttgcttAAGCACGACATATTTTGTGTTCAGAGAGAAATACTACCAACAGAAGGATGGATGCGCAATGGGCAGTCCTTGCAGTCCCCTGGTGGCCAACGCGTATATGGAGTATTTTGAAAAGCGAGCTTTGTCATCCGCTCCTCATCCACCACGCATGTGGGTTCGCTATGTCGACGACACATTCTGCGTTATAAAAACTTCGCACGTGGATGAATTTACAGATCACATAAATTCGCAAGATAATAACATTAAGTTCACcagagaggaagaggaagacgggCAACTTCCTTTCCTAGACACTCTGATCGTGCGGGCTAGCGATGGCAGTGTGAAGGTCAAGATCTTTAGAAAACCAACTCACACTGACCAGTATTTAAGTTTCGCTTCCCACCACCCACTGGAGCACAAATTAAGTGTGATCAAGACATTGCTTTATAGGAGTGAAATTGTTACGGATCCGGAGGATAGagctgaggaaattgaacacgtaAAAGGAGCGCTCCGAAACTGCGGTTATCGCGACTGGACCTTTTTCAGAGCCCAGGAGAAGCGTGAAAAATCAGCTTCACAGGACGAACCGGATAGTGAAACTTCCAAGGGGTTCACAATAACTTTACCCTACTTGGAAGGAACTTCGGAGCAGCTTCGCCGAGCATTCAAAACAGCAGGTGTTCCCACAGCCTTTAAACCATACCGCACACTCCGGCAAACACTTGTGTCACCGAAAGATAAAGTAGACAAATTAAAACAGTCAGGGACCGTCTACGAAATCTCCTGTTCAGACTGTGATGCTATGTACATTGGTGAAACAG TCTTTACTGAAGAAGACTTGGCTTCACTGCCTACATGCAGCATGGGTGCTTCAGAGTTCCAATCTATCAGTGATCTTGACATCAGCGTAGAAGGTGTGCTAAAACAGCTACAGCAACTTGACACCAGTAAAGCAGGTGGCCCAGATTCCATACCTGCACGGATACTATACATGACTACGCAGAAGAATTGGCACCTGTActtcatttcattttttgtcaatcTTACCAATCTGGTTTACTACATGAGGTGTGGAGGAAAGCATTAG